One genomic segment of Alosa sapidissima isolate fAloSap1 chromosome 13, fAloSap1.pri, whole genome shotgun sequence includes these proteins:
- the LOC121680175 gene encoding granzyme K-like isoform X1, translating to MFYIMCTKGPVLLASLIICIWSAFTDGAGVSIVGGKDVKAHSKPWMVSIQHEKQHICGGVLIQDQWVLTAAHCQKSFPSLGDVTVLLGAHSLKNEKNTIRVGIERCEIPRTFSMTTKADDIMLMKLKDKVKVKKEKVKTVKLPKSHKDIPSKTKCQVTGWGVTDPNGKKASDTLKYVEVSIIERDYCACLYNQNPVITEDMLCAGNKKPLHDACLGDSGGPLECNKNLVGLVSGGSGCGDPKKPGVYTRLSEKQMSWINNIIKRQSNSTVF from the exons ATGTTCTACATTATGTGCACTAAAGGTCCTGTTTTGCTTGCCAGCCTCATCATCTGCATATGGAGTGCATTTACAG ATGGGGCAGGAGTGTCCATTGTTGGAGGGAAGGATGTTAAGGCTCATTCCAAACCATGGATGGTGTCAATCCAGCACGAAAAGCAGCACATCTGTGGAGGAGTCCTCATTCAGGACCAATGGGTTCTTACTGCTGCTCACTGTCAGAAg AGTTTTCCATCCTTGGGAGATGTGACTGTCCTCCTGGGCGCTCACTCTCTGAAGAATGAGAAAAACACCATTCGGGTGGGAATCGAGCGCTGTGAAATCCCCCGGACCTTCAGCATGACAACAAAAGCTGATGATATCATGTTAATGAAG CTCAAGGACAAGGTCAAGGtcaagaaagagaaagtgaaaacAGTCAAACTACCTAAATCACACAAAGATATTCCGTCTAAAACAAAGTGCCAAGTGACTGGCTGGGGAGTCACAGACCCAAACGGCAAAAAGGCCTCCGACACACTCAAATACGTGGAAGTGTCCATCATAGAGCGTGATTACTGCGCCTGCCTGTACAATCAAAATCCAGTCATCACAGAGGACATGCTCTGCGCAGGCAACAAAAAGCCACTACACGACGCCTGTCTG GGAGACTCTGGGGGCCCTCTAGAATGTAACAAGAATCTTGTCGGCCTTGTGTCTGGAGGGTCAGGATGTGGCGATCCCAAGAAACCTGGAGTGTACACTCGCCTTTCAGAGAAACAGATGTCCTGGATCAATAACATTATAAAAAGACAATCCAACAGCACCGTCTTTTAA
- the LOC121680175 gene encoding granzyme K-like isoform X2 yields MKPQHEHTGNDTRVSFPVNDTYLADKTSHLKSLYATDQLLPFVCSTLCALKVLFCLPASSSAYGVHLQSFPSLGDVTVLLGAHSLKNEKNTIRVGIERCEIPRTFSMTTKADDIMLMKLKDKVKVKKEKVKTVKLPKSHKDIPSKTKCQVTGWGVTDPNGKKASDTLKYVEVSIIERDYCACLYNQNPVITEDMLCAGNKKPLHDACLGDSGGPLECNKNLVGLVSGGSGCGDPKKPGVYTRLSEKQMSWINNIIKRQSNSTVF; encoded by the exons ATGAAACCACAGCATGAGCACACGGGCAATGACACGCGGGTGTCATTTCCTGTCAATGACACATACCTCGCTGACAAAACGTCACACCTTAAGAGCCTGTATGCGACTGATCAACTCTTGCCATTTGTATGTTCTACATTATGTGCACTAAAGGTCCTGTTTTGCTTGCCAGCCTCATCATCTGCATATGGAGTGCATTTACAG AGTTTTCCATCCTTGGGAGATGTGACTGTCCTCCTGGGCGCTCACTCTCTGAAGAATGAGAAAAACACCATTCGGGTGGGAATCGAGCGCTGTGAAATCCCCCGGACCTTCAGCATGACAACAAAAGCTGATGATATCATGTTAATGAAG CTCAAGGACAAGGTCAAGGtcaagaaagagaaagtgaaaacAGTCAAACTACCTAAATCACACAAAGATATTCCGTCTAAAACAAAGTGCCAAGTGACTGGCTGGGGAGTCACAGACCCAAACGGCAAAAAGGCCTCCGACACACTCAAATACGTGGAAGTGTCCATCATAGAGCGTGATTACTGCGCCTGCCTGTACAATCAAAATCCAGTCATCACAGAGGACATGCTCTGCGCAGGCAACAAAAAGCCACTACACGACGCCTGTCTG GGAGACTCTGGGGGCCCTCTAGAATGTAACAAGAATCTTGTCGGCCTTGTGTCTGGAGGGTCAGGATGTGGCGATCCCAAGAAACCTGGAGTGTACACTCGCCTTTCAGAGAAACAGATGTCCTGGATCAATAACATTATAAAAAGACAATCCAACAGCACCGTCTTTTAA